A region of Caldibacillus debilis DSM 16016 DNA encodes the following proteins:
- a CDS encoding bifunctional ADP-dependent NAD(P)H-hydrate dehydratase/NAD(P)H-hydrate epimerase, giving the protein MHIYREEEIHAADANAAKNGLSVNALMETAGRSLFYAMRQYVRQTDRILVLCGRGNNGGDGIVLARYFRQFGYDAELVFPFGLPKAEAAAEHFRYYRNLHFPYGTTWEKDGRYDVIVDAMLGVGTKLPLKKDVAEVLSWCNAQNALRLAVDLPTGVTADSGEAEEAFRADITFTLHGYKPSAFLYPSGKYYGKISVLDIGLPHSSKWRVWGREDVRRTLKRRDPFSHKGSFGTGLLVAGSDEMPGCAILAGSAAMRVGIGKLMIGTTKYAASIVSPRLPEATYWQINHQSGEALRLPEGVDAVAVGPGIADADFIERFLTEIWPKEIPLVLDAGALQPRNWTKRKAPTVITPHPGEMARLTGLKVEEIQRNRIKVASDFAVRNGMIVVLKGKDTVIALPDGTGFVNLTGNPGLAKGGSGDALTGMILGLVASEPDPVAAVANAVYLHGLCADELLKEESERAIMAGEISATIGRVLRSLAETEENGSY; this is encoded by the coding sequence ATGCATATTTACCGCGAGGAAGAAATCCATGCGGCCGATGCCAATGCGGCTAAGAACGGACTTTCGGTCAACGCGTTGATGGAAACAGCCGGAAGAAGCCTGTTTTATGCCATGCGGCAATATGTCCGGCAGACCGACCGGATCCTGGTCTTATGCGGCAGGGGAAACAACGGCGGGGACGGGATCGTCCTCGCCCGGTATTTCCGCCAATTCGGCTACGATGCCGAACTCGTGTTTCCTTTCGGTTTGCCGAAGGCGGAAGCGGCGGCGGAACATTTCCGCTATTACCGGAACCTTCATTTCCCTTACGGGACGACGTGGGAAAAAGACGGGCGGTACGACGTCATCGTGGACGCGATGCTGGGCGTCGGGACGAAACTCCCGTTGAAGAAGGATGTGGCGGAAGTCCTTTCCTGGTGCAACGCCCAAAACGCCCTGCGCCTTGCCGTCGATCTGCCCACCGGGGTCACGGCGGATTCCGGAGAAGCGGAGGAGGCCTTTCGGGCGGACATCACCTTCACGTTGCACGGCTATAAACCCTCCGCCTTTTTGTATCCTTCCGGCAAATATTACGGAAAAATCAGCGTTCTCGATATCGGGCTGCCCCATTCTTCCAAATGGCGGGTATGGGGAAGGGAAGATGTCCGGCGGACATTAAAAAGAAGGGATCCCTTTTCCCATAAGGGCAGCTTCGGCACCGGCCTTTTGGTGGCCGGATCGGACGAAATGCCCGGATGCGCCATCCTGGCGGGATCCGCGGCGATGCGGGTCGGGATCGGAAAATTAATGATCGGCACGACGAAATATGCCGCTTCCATCGTTTCTCCCCGATTGCCGGAAGCCACCTATTGGCAGATCAACCATCAAAGCGGGGAAGCCCTGCGGCTTCCCGAAGGAGTGGACGCGGTGGCGGTCGGACCGGGGATTGCCGATGCGGACTTCATCGAACGGTTTTTGACGGAAATCTGGCCGAAGGAGATCCCCCTCGTCCTGGATGCCGGCGCGCTGCAGCCGCGGAACTGGACGAAGCGGAAGGCGCCGACGGTCATCACCCCCCATCCCGGGGAAATGGCCCGGTTGACGGGATTGAAGGTGGAAGAGATCCAACGGAACCGGATCAAGGTGGCAAGCGATTTCGCCGTCCGAAACGGAATGATCGTCGTATTGAAAGGGAAGGATACGGTGATCGCCTTGCCCGACGGCACGGGATTCGTCAACTTGACGGGAAACCCCGGGCTGGCCAAGGGAGGTTCCGGAGACGCCTTGACGGGCATGATCCTCGGACTGGTGGCCAGCGAGCCGGATCCGGTGGCCGCCGTAGCCAATGCGGTTTATCTTCACGGGTTGTGCGCCGACGAATTGCTGAAGGAAGAGAGCGAACGGGCGATCATGGCGGGGGAAATCTCCGCAACGATCGGCCGGGTCCTCCGTTCGCTGGCGGAAACGGAAGAAAACGGATCATATTGA
- a CDS encoding biotin transporter BioY, translating to MKLKHWILAALFAAMIGVLAQVTIPLPLVPITGQTLAIGLCATILGSKLSTLAVVLYCLLGLAGAPVFANLHAGPSVLFGPTGGYIFGFIPTAYITGIILEKTSFRLPQALLANTAGMFIPLATGTVWLKWAADLEWDEALLSGFVPFLLPGILKAAIAAWLGIEVRKRLIQAKVLEETGAQG from the coding sequence ATGAAATTGAAACATTGGATTCTCGCTGCCTTGTTTGCCGCCATGATCGGAGTGCTGGCGCAGGTCACCATCCCTCTCCCGCTCGTCCCGATCACCGGGCAGACGCTGGCCATCGGGCTCTGCGCAACGATCCTCGGCTCCAAGTTGTCCACCCTGGCGGTCGTTCTCTATTGCCTGTTGGGATTGGCCGGCGCCCCCGTCTTTGCCAATCTGCATGCCGGGCCCTCGGTTCTTTTCGGGCCGACGGGCGGATACATCTTCGGTTTCATTCCTACCGCTTACATAACGGGGATCATCCTTGAAAAAACATCCTTCCGGCTGCCGCAGGCGCTGCTGGCCAATACGGCGGGGATGTTCATCCCGTTAGCGACCGGTACGGTCTGGCTGAAGTGGGCGGCGGATTTGGAATGGGATGAAGCCCTGCTTTCCGGTTTCGTTCCCTTTCTCCTGCCGGGGATCCTGAAAGCGGCCATCGCCGCCTGGCTGGGGATAGAAGTCCGGAAACGGCTCATCCAGGCGAAGGTTTTGGAGGAAACGGGAGCGCAAGGCTGA
- a CDS encoding SCO family protein, which produces MKKIYWISALAMLLIMAAGIGYFIYRDHSARIPKDIRLETSDGEVYDFGKSEKKIKLLEFIYTNCPDVCPITTQRMVHLKKQLEERNLYGKRIQFITITIDPYRDTPDVMKKYAEAFGVADDENWFFLTGDRKEIQKIADTFQFQYRDPGNGFYIHSTFFYVLDERNRYLKKFPMGERFDTREVLEYLEKVSS; this is translated from the coding sequence ATGAAAAAAATATACTGGATCAGCGCGCTGGCCATGTTGCTCATCATGGCGGCGGGCATCGGCTATTTCATCTATCGGGACCATTCCGCCCGGATCCCGAAGGATATCCGCTTGGAAACGAGCGATGGAGAGGTTTACGATTTCGGAAAATCCGAAAAGAAGATCAAGTTATTGGAATTCATCTATACGAACTGCCCGGATGTCTGTCCGATCACGACGCAAAGAATGGTGCATTTGAAAAAGCAGCTGGAAGAACGGAATTTGTACGGGAAAAGGATCCAGTTTATCACGATCACCATCGATCCTTACCGGGATACGCCGGACGTGATGAAAAAATATGCGGAGGCCTTCGGCGTGGCGGATGATGAAAACTGGTTTTTCTTAACCGGGGACCGCAAAGAAATCCAGAAAATTGCCGACACGTTCCAATTCCAGTACCGGGACCCCGGAAACGGCTTTTATATCCATTCGACCTTTTTCTATGTGCTGGACGAGCGCAACCGTTATTTGAAAAAATTCCCGATGGGGGAACGGTTTGACACCCGGGAAGTTTTGGAATATCTCGAAAAGGTCAGTTCGTAA